From Vicia villosa cultivar HV-30 ecotype Madison, WI unplaced genomic scaffold, Vvil1.0 ctg.000321F_1_1_1, whole genome shotgun sequence, the proteins below share one genomic window:
- the LOC131626792 gene encoding oxygen-evolving enhancer protein 1, chloroplastic — translation MAASLQAAATLMQPTKLRSNTLQLKSNQFVSKAFGLEHYGAKVTCSLQSDFKELANKCVEASKIAGFALATSALVVSGASAEGAPKRLTFDEIQSKTYLEVKGTGTANQCPTIDGGVDSFAFKAGKYNAKKFCLEPTSFTVKSEGVTKNTPLAFQNTKLMTRLTYTLDEIEGPFEVSSDGSVKFEEKDGIDYAAVTVQLPGGERVPFLFTIKQLVASGKPDSFSGEYLVPSYRGSSFLDPKGRGASTGYDNAVALPAGGRGDEEELGKENNKSAASSKGKITLSVTQTKPETGEIIGVFESIQPSDTDLGAKAPKDVKIQGVWYAQLES, via the exons ATGGCAGCCTCACTTCAAGCAGCTGCAACTCTCATGCAACCTACAAAGCTGCGTAGCAACACTTTGCAGCTTAAGTCTAACCAATTTGTGTCTAAGGCCTTTGGTTTGGAACACTATGGAGCTAAGGTTACTTGTTCACTTCAGTCTGATTTCAAGGAGTTGGCTAACAAGTGTGTTGAGGCTTCTAAGATTGCAGGATTTGCTCTTGCCACTTCTGCTCTTGTTGTCTCT GGAGCAAGTGCAGAAGGTGCTCCAAAGAGGCTAACTTTCGACGAAATCCAAAGCAAAACATACTTGGAAGTCAAGGGAACAGGAACTGCAAACCAATGTCCAACCATTGATGGAGGAGTAGACTCATTCGCCTTCAAGGCAGGCAAATACAATGCCAAGAAATTCTGCCTTGAACCAACTTCATTCACAGTTAAATCAGAAGGCGTAACCAAAAACACTCCGCTCGCATTCCAAAACACCAAGCTCATGACACGTTTAACCTACACGCTGGACGAGATTGAAGGGCCCTTCGAGGTGTCATCAGACGGGAGTGTGAAATTCGAGGAGAAAGACGGAATTGACTACGCTGCAGTCACCGTTCAGCTTCCTGGAGGCGAGCGTGTGCCGTTCCTTTTCACCATCAAGCAGTTGGTAGCATCAGGGAAACCTGATAGCTTCAGCGGCGAGTATTTGGTGCCATCATACAGAGGAAGTTCTTTCTTGGACCCAAAGGGAAGAGGTGCATCTACCGGTTATGACAACGCGGTTGCATTGCCAGCTGGTGGAAGAGGTGATGAAGAAGAACTTGGAAAGGAAAACAACAAGAGTGCTGCATCATCAAAAGGGAAAATCACATTGAGTGTTACTCAGACTAAGCCTGAGACTGGTGAGATTATTGGTGTGTTTGAGAGTATTCAGCCATCTGATACTGATTTGGGAGCAAAAGCTCCCAAGGATGTTAAGATCCAAGGTGTTTGGTATGCTCAGCTTGAATCATAG